From Deltaproteobacteria bacterium, a single genomic window includes:
- a CDS encoding peptidylprolyl isomerase, whose product MANRQAVIQTNKGTIRFELLEADAPKTTENFIKLTEKSYYDGVIFHRVINGFMIQGGDPTGTGRGGQSAWGGRFDDEINPASDLYRQGYRAGTVAMANAGPNTNGSQFFIMHADYALPPNYSIFGRVMEGQEVVNTIASSPTDSNDRPLSQVIMEKVIIEQQ is encoded by the coding sequence ATGGCCAATCGTCAAGCCGTCATTCAAACCAATAAGGGGACCATCCGCTTTGAGTTGTTGGAAGCCGATGCCCCGAAGACCACTGAAAATTTTATCAAACTGACTGAAAAAAGCTATTATGACGGGGTCATCTTCCACCGGGTCATCAATGGATTTATGATTCAGGGGGGGGATCCTACCGGTACAGGTCGCGGAGGCCAATCGGCCTGGGGCGGCCGCTTTGATGATGAGATCAATCCGGCCTCGGACCTTTACCGTCAGGGCTACCGGGCCGGAACCGTGGCCATGGCCAATGCCGGACCCAATACCAATGGGTCCCAGTTTTTTATCATGCATGCGGATTATGCCCTGCCCCCGAACTATTCCATTTTCGGGCGGGTCATGGAAGGCCAGGAGGTGGTCAACACCATTGCCTCCAGTCCAACGGATTCCAACGATCGCCCTCTTTCCCAGGTGATCATGGAAAAAGTAATTATCGAACAGCAATAG
- the typA gene encoding translational GTPase TypA, producing the protein MPIRQDLRNLAIIAHVDHGKTTLVDAMLWQSGVFRENQQVVERVMDSMDLEREKGITIMAKNTAIVYKGVKINIVDTPGHADFGGEVERTLNMVDGVMLLVDATEGPLPQTRFVLGKALERRLPPIVVINKIDRPDRRIKEVLDEVYDLFIDLEATEDQLDFPVLYTNARAGIALTDPEGKGQGLAPLFEAILEAIPAPACDPEAPLQFLVTNLDYSDYVGRIAVGKIVSGKLKQRQEVALLKGGEMTAKAILSQVYTYEGLNRVERDLIEAGDIAAVAGVPDVFIGDTLGDPEDPRPLPSITVEEPTLSMVFSVNTSPLAGKEGRLLTSRHIKDRLDKELLYNVSIGVEQAEHRDSFKVSARGELQLAVLVEMMRREGFEISLSKPKIITREMDGKLMEPLELAVVDIPETYVGVVSEKLSARRGKMTKMINHGSGRVRLEFEIPSRGLIGLRSQFLTDTRGTGLFNTMIIGHTPHAGAIPSRPNGVLVSDRPGKAVAYAIFHLQPRGIIFVNPGDPVYPGLVVGENSRPEDLWVNITKEKKLTNIRAANADEALRLVPPRRFTLEQAMEYINDDEQVEVTPLSIRLRKAKTTR; encoded by the coding sequence ATGCCTATACGTCAAGATCTGCGCAATTTGGCCATTATTGCCCATGTGGACCACGGCAAGACTACCCTGGTGGATGCCATGCTCTGGCAGAGTGGCGTCTTCCGGGAAAACCAGCAGGTGGTTGAAAGGGTCATGGACAGTATGGACCTGGAACGGGAAAAGGGCATTACCATCATGGCCAAGAATACGGCCATCGTCTATAAAGGGGTCAAGATCAATATCGTCGATACCCCCGGCCATGCCGATTTCGGCGGAGAAGTGGAACGGACTCTGAACATGGTGGACGGGGTCATGCTTTTGGTGGATGCCACCGAAGGCCCCCTACCGCAAACACGATTCGTCCTGGGCAAGGCCCTGGAGCGCCGGCTCCCTCCCATCGTGGTGATCAATAAAATTGACCGGCCGGACCGCCGGATCAAGGAAGTCCTGGATGAGGTCTACGATCTGTTTATCGACCTGGAGGCTACTGAAGACCAGCTCGATTTTCCGGTCCTTTACACCAATGCCCGGGCCGGTATCGCCCTGACCGACCCCGAGGGTAAGGGCCAGGGACTCGCTCCCCTTTTTGAGGCCATTTTAGAAGCCATTCCGGCCCCGGCCTGCGACCCGGAGGCCCCTTTGCAGTTCCTGGTGACCAACCTGGATTACAGCGATTATGTGGGCCGGATCGCCGTGGGTAAGATCGTCAGCGGTAAGTTAAAACAGAGGCAGGAGGTGGCCCTGCTCAAGGGCGGGGAAATGACCGCCAAGGCCATCCTCAGCCAGGTTTATACCTATGAAGGACTCAACCGGGTGGAACGGGATCTCATCGAGGCCGGGGATATCGCTGCCGTGGCCGGTGTGCCCGATGTCTTTATCGGCGACACCCTGGGCGATCCCGAAGATCCCCGGCCTTTGCCGAGTATCACCGTGGAAGAGCCGACCCTGTCCATGGTCTTTTCCGTCAACACCTCTCCTTTGGCCGGGAAGGAAGGCCGTCTCCTGACCTCCCGCCATATCAAGGATAGGCTGGATAAAGAGTTGCTCTATAATGTCAGCATCGGCGTTGAACAGGCCGAACACCGGGATTCCTTTAAGGTCAGCGCCCGGGGTGAGCTGCAGTTGGCCGTGCTGGTGGAGATGATGCGCCGGGAAGGTTTTGAGATTTCTCTTTCCAAGCCCAAGATCATCACCCGTGAAATGGACGGCAAGCTCATGGAACCTTTGGAGCTGGCCGTAGTGGATATCCCGGAAACCTATGTCGGAGTGGTCAGCGAGAAACTCAGCGCCCGGCGGGGAAAAATGACCAAGATGATCAACCACGGCTCCGGTCGGGTGCGGCTGGAATTTGAAATCCCCTCCCGGGGGCTGATCGGCCTCCGCAGCCAGTTTCTGACCGACACCCGGGGCACCGGGCTTTTCAACACCATGATCATCGGCCACACCCCTCATGCCGGGGCCATCCCGTCCCGGCCCAATGGGGTCCTGGTTTCCGATCGGCCGGGCAAGGCCGTGGCCTATGCCATTTTTCATCTCCAGCCCAGAGGCATCATCTTTGTCAACCCGGGGGATCCGGTCTATCCCGGCCTGGTCGTTGGTGAAAATTCCCGACCGGAAGACCTGTGGGTCAACATCACCAAGGAAAAAAAACTGACCAACATCCGGGCCGCCAATGCCGATGAAGCCCTGCGTTTAGTCCCCCCCCGTCGTTTTACCTTGGAGCAGGCCATGGAGTATATTAATGACGATGAACAGGTGGAAGTGACGCCTCTTTCCATCCGTCTGCGTAAAGCAAAGACCACCCGATAA
- a CDS encoding epoxyqueuosine reductase, with amino-acid sequence MISKNQVIEKAYELGFGDIGFTTADPFETQKEILRERYEAYEWAFKMGLDLMTGTDPKKILPQAKTIIVLMEVYFHQAFPKSLEQHFGRCYLDDDRVTKDRLAKRVKAFRSFLTENGIESKVPFYLPHRIAAARAGLGTFGKNCLFYSNQVAGQGSWVLPITVVVDREFAPDESSMEIGCPDWCRNACLTACPTGALKGPRHIDPRKCISFLTYYGQGLTPLELREPMGLWVYGCDRCQNVCPRNAPWLAKELPVNPNVTPMVDDFKLARLLHMDPQYFNTRIFPHMFYMSEKDLWRWKMNVARAMGNTLDQQYIPELAKAFQENTDERVLGMIAWALGRIGGPSAKKALNDALPKSEGLVRREIELALEK; translated from the coding sequence ATGATCAGCAAAAATCAAGTAATCGAAAAGGCTTATGAATTGGGTTTCGGGGATATCGGTTTTACCACGGCCGATCCTTTTGAAACTCAAAAAGAAATTCTACGGGAGCGCTACGAGGCCTATGAATGGGCCTTTAAAATGGGGCTGGACCTGATGACCGGCACGGACCCCAAAAAAATCCTGCCCCAGGCCAAGACTATTATTGTCCTCATGGAAGTCTATTTTCACCAGGCCTTTCCCAAATCCCTGGAACAACATTTCGGTCGCTGTTATCTGGATGACGACCGGGTCACCAAAGACCGCCTGGCTAAACGGGTCAAGGCCTTTCGTTCTTTTCTGACCGAAAACGGGATCGAGTCCAAGGTGCCCTTTTACCTGCCCCACCGGATCGCGGCGGCCCGGGCCGGCCTGGGGACCTTTGGGAAGAATTGCCTTTTTTATTCCAATCAGGTGGCCGGACAGGGTTCCTGGGTCTTACCGATTACCGTGGTGGTGGACCGGGAATTTGCCCCGGATGAGTCTTCCATGGAAATCGGCTGCCCGGATTGGTGCCGGAACGCCTGCCTGACCGCCTGCCCGACCGGTGCCTTGAAAGGCCCCCGTCACATTGATCCCCGGAAATGTATTTCCTTCCTCACCTATTACGGCCAGGGCCTGACCCCCCTGGAACTGCGGGAACCCATGGGTTTATGGGTTTACGGCTGTGATCGCTGCCAGAATGTCTGTCCCCGTAACGCCCCCTGGCTGGCCAAAGAACTGCCGGTGAATCCAAATGTCACGCCCATGGTCGATGATTTTAAACTCGCCAGGTTACTGCACATGGACCCCCAATATTTCAACACGCGCATCTTTCCCCACATGTTTTATATGTCCGAGAAAGATCTCTGGCGCTGGAAGATGAATGTGGCCCGGGCCATGGGAAACACCTTGGACCAACAATATATCCCGGAGCTGGCTAAGGCCTTTCAGGAAAATACAGACGAACGGGTCCTGGGCATGATTGCCTGGGCCTTGGGCCGCATCGGCGGCCCGTCGGCTAAAAAGGCCCTGAACGATGCCTTACCTAAAAGTGAAGGTCTGGTCCGCCGGGAAATAGAGCTTGCTTTGGAAAAATAA
- a CDS encoding DUF1847 domain-containing protein gives MPKKKINAFPSCASCETAVPQKICFSSKGIGAKGCPTLVKKEVLREANREYEDPRTKEFARQASIQESECYANRHQRPYVMQPTKTRLVEICEFARKMGYQRLGLAFCIGLAQEARMVEKVFKAQGFEMVSVACKAGRTLKEKIGIKEEEKIYQGTEEAMCNPVYQARLLNESATEFNVLLGLCVGHDSLFFKYAQAPTTVLAVKDRVTGHNPLAAIYLSESYYRKIFESVNQ, from the coding sequence ATGCCGAAAAAGAAAATCAACGCCTTTCCTTCCTGTGCTTCCTGTGAAACGGCCGTCCCCCAAAAAATCTGCTTTTCTTCCAAAGGAATCGGCGCCAAAGGCTGCCCAACCCTGGTAAAGAAAGAGGTGCTGCGCGAGGCCAACCGGGAATACGAAGACCCTCGAACCAAAGAGTTTGCCCGTCAGGCCTCCATCCAGGAAAGTGAATGTTATGCCAACCGGCATCAACGGCCCTATGTCATGCAGCCCACCAAGACCCGGCTCGTGGAAATCTGCGAATTTGCCCGGAAGATGGGCTACCAGCGTCTGGGGTTGGCCTTTTGCATTGGTCTGGCCCAGGAGGCCAGGATGGTGGAAAAGGTTTTCAAGGCCCAGGGATTTGAGATGGTATCAGTGGCCTGCAAAGCCGGCCGAACCCTCAAGGAAAAAATCGGGATCAAGGAAGAGGAAAAAATCTATCAGGGCACGGAGGAGGCCATGTGCAACCCCGTCTATCAGGCCAGGCTTCTGAATGAAAGTGCAACGGAATTTAATGTCCTTTTGGGACTATGCGTCGGCCACGATTCCCTGTTTTTCAAATATGCCCAGGCCCCGACCACCGTCCTGGCCGTCAAGGACCGGGTGACCGGCCATAATCCCCTGGCGGCTATATATCTCTCGGAATCGTACTACCGGAAAATTTTCGAGTCCGTCAATCAATAA
- a CDS encoding D-alanyl-D-alanine carboxypeptidase codes for MVKKWIVIGLIILFAAGLAHSRSVPPKKIRTAKKTASQTKAVKAAAVPETPYKAFLVMDARNGKILEEENSHIKRPPASVVKLMVAYIVLEKLAKDEVKLSDPIPVSREGSKMGGSQVYLKEGESFTLEEMMKALMVASANDAAYAIAEHLAGSKDAFVQLMNQKAKALNMADTEFHSVHGLPPSKGDSEDLSSCNDLALLARALLKYPKILEWTSIKTEGFRNGQLVMNNHNKLLFRMPEVDGLKTGYYRETGFNVVVTAAKSDLRIIVVVLGSDRARTRDNIALEKLKKAFSQYKRMDLVKKGAVIDRDILLPDGEIGKIKGVAGANLSYSVPLDNKGTVTREPLVPGKVPGEIKLGQKLGDLVIKVDNEVVGKVDIISPLAVPEANLLKKLARKMGIDL; via the coding sequence ATGGTGAAAAAATGGATTGTCATCGGATTGATCATTTTATTTGCAGCGGGCCTGGCCCACAGCCGCTCAGTACCACCCAAAAAAATCAGGACAGCAAAAAAAACCGCCTCCCAGACCAAAGCAGTCAAGGCCGCGGCAGTCCCGGAGACCCCCTATAAGGCCTTTTTGGTGATGGATGCCAGAAACGGCAAAATCCTTGAGGAGGAGAATAGCCACATCAAGCGCCCTCCGGCCAGTGTGGTCAAGCTCATGGTGGCTTATATCGTGCTGGAAAAGCTGGCTAAGGATGAAGTGAAATTATCGGATCCCATCCCCGTCTCCAGGGAAGGTTCCAAGATGGGGGGAAGCCAGGTTTACCTGAAAGAAGGCGAAAGCTTTACCCTGGAAGAAATGATGAAAGCCCTCATGGTGGCCTCGGCCAATGATGCCGCCTATGCCATTGCCGAACATCTGGCCGGGTCCAAGGATGCCTTTGTTCAATTGATGAATCAGAAGGCCAAGGCCTTGAATATGGCCGATACGGAATTCCATTCCGTCCATGGACTCCCGCCTTCCAAGGGAGATTCGGAGGACCTCAGCTCTTGTAACGATTTGGCCCTCCTGGCCCGGGCACTTTTAAAATATCCGAAAATTCTGGAATGGACTTCCATCAAAACGGAAGGGTTCAGAAACGGGCAACTGGTCATGAATAATCACAACAAACTCCTTTTCAGGATGCCGGAAGTAGACGGGTTGAAAACCGGTTATTACCGTGAAACCGGGTTTAATGTGGTGGTCACGGCCGCCAAATCGGATTTAAGAATCATCGTTGTGGTCCTGGGAAGCGACCGGGCCAGAACCAGGGACAATATTGCCCTGGAAAAATTAAAAAAGGCCTTCTCCCAATATAAAAGGATGGACCTGGTAAAAAAAGGAGCGGTAATCGATAGGGATATTCTCCTGCCGGATGGTGAAATCGGAAAGATCAAAGGGGTGGCCGGGGCGAATTTATCCTATTCAGTCCCTCTTGATAATAAAGGGACCGTCACCAGGGAACCCCTGGTACCGGGGAAGGTACCAGGGGAGATCAAGCTGGGTCAGAAACTCGGTGA